The Apostichopus japonicus isolate 1M-3 chromosome 20, ASM3797524v1, whole genome shotgun sequence genome contains a region encoding:
- the LOC139961634 gene encoding EKC/KEOPS complex subunit LAGE3-like: MSPKEERHACEIQIPFPSAKEADIAYNSLRVDISREPRKDQMSKELTVSDNILNVHFTATEARFLRTAVSSFFDFLNLVVKTMEEFGPPFERSSTPDG, translated from the exons TGAAATCCAGATTCCCTTCCCATCTGCTAAGGAAGCTGATATAGCGTACAATAGTTTGAGAGTGGACATCAGCAGAGAACCAAGGAAAGATCAAATGTCAAAGGAGCTGACAGTTTCAGATAACATTTTGAATGT GCATTTTACAGCAACAGAAGCTAGATTTCTTCGGACAGCTGTGAGCTCGTTCTTTGATTTCCTAAATCTTGTGGTGAAGACCATGGAAGAGTTTGGTCCTCCCTTTGAGAGAAGCTCAACACCAGATGGATGA